One genomic window of Meles meles chromosome 3, mMelMel3.1 paternal haplotype, whole genome shotgun sequence includes the following:
- the SHLD3 gene encoding shieldin complex subunit 3 produces the protein MSTEVILHYRPCESDPTQLPRIAEKAIQDFPTRPLSRFIPWFSHDVSKLPLKPKRSPPVISEEAAEDVKQYLTISEHDVKSQSYDCTVDLLEFQPNFKKKKHLIQSHSLDEQTNSGNLDKQSEKGRQHKKRFWSVSLPNSNCTENIFPLSKKLRDSLKALNLHSLYRARWTIEQAICNNQTLEDIWAKLNHIIRHNELPSCNATFQRHLGQIWVFCDIMYCEYVGSLLKGRLALTGKMNLFVHKYGVIFSM, from the coding sequence ATGTCTACAGAAGTAATATTACATTATCGACCATGTGAGAGTGATCCCACACAACTGCCAAGAATTGCAGAGAAAGCAATTCAAGACTTTCCTACACGTCCACTATCGAGATTTATTCCTTGGTTTTCGCATGATGTGTCCAAACTTCCACTCAAACCTAAAAGATCACCACCTGTGATTTCTGAAGAGGCAGCTGAAGATGTGAAACAATACTTAACCATTTCAGAACACGATGTTAAATCACAGAGTTATGATTGCACAGTAGATCTTTTGGAATttcaacctaattttaaaaaaaagaagcacttaATCCAGTCACACTCACTGGATGAACAGACTAATTCTGGAAATTTAGATAAACAATCAGAAAAGGGAAGACAACACAAGAAGAGGTTTTGGAGTGTTTCACTTCCCAACAGTAATtgcactgaaaatatttttcctttgtctaAAAAATTGCGAGATAGTTTAAAGGCATTGAATTTGCATTCACTTTATAGAGCAAGATGGACTATAGAGCAGGCTATTTGTAACAACCAAACTCTGGAAGACATTTGGGCAAAACTCAATCATATCATCCGGCACAATGAACTTCCATCTTGTAATGCTACATTTCAGAGACACTTAGGCCAAATATGGGTGTTCTGTGATATTATGTACTGTGAATATGTGGGAAGCCTTCTTAAAGGAAGGTTAGCTCTTACtgggaaaatgaatttatttgtGCATAAATATGGTGTTATTTTTAGTATGTAA